The Myxococcus virescens sequence ATGAGCCCGGATGTCATGGCGTGCGGGTCCGGCTGATGGGGGACATCGTCCACGCGTCCGGGGTCGTGCTGGAGAAGGACCTCGTCTATGCGGAGGCGCGGTTCACGCTGACGGCGGAGCCGCCGCGGGGCACGCCGGAGCTGGATGCGGCGGCGCCGTCGGGACAGGCACTGCGGGTCCACGACCCACACTGCGCCGCCGGTGCGCCCATCGAGCTGCGGAAGATGTTCGACTGCCTGGAGGAAATTCGCATCGAGCCGTCGGCCCGGTTCGCGCGATTGGGGCTGCCGACCGAGCCTCGTCAGGCGGGCAGCACCGTGCCCGCGCTCGTCCTGGATGCCGCCTTGCGGCTGAGCGCGATGCATGTGGATGGGGAGTCGAGCGCGGTGTTCGCGCCCATCCAGTTCCAGCGGGCCACGTTCGATCGTGGCCTGGTGGACGCCCGAGGTGGAGCGCCGCTTCACCTCTCGTTGAAGGCACTTCCTCCGCGAGTGGATGGCGACCTGCTGGAGTGCGGCACCGTCGCTGCGCTCGACGAGGCGGGACGGCTTCGGATGTTGCTCGAGGGCGGCCTTGCGCGGCCCATGGCTTGAGACCTCCTTCCTTCGGGTGAACGCATGAATTCTTCCAATCCCCAGGCGGGTCCCATTCCCGCCGATGACCCCCGGTGGCTGCGGTCGGAGCTGCGCCGGGTGATGCCGCCGGAGTCCTTCCAGCCGCAGCCCCTGCGAGGCATCGTCGCGTTCGGGCTGGTCCCGGTGATGGTGGTCTTGATGTGGGCCGCGGGAAGCGGGCGGCTGCCATGGTGGGCGTGCCTGCTCATCTCGTTCGTGCTCGGGCAGATGGTGACGGCCGTGGGGCTGGCGGCGCATGAGGCGCTGCACCACGCGGTGTTTCGCAGCAGGGCGCTGGAGAGTCTCCTGGGCTGGGTGGGCTTCAGCCCGTTCCTGGTGACCCCCGGGAACTGGCGGGCGTGGCACGTCCAGGCACACCACAGCGCGGCGAACGTCCTGGTTCGGGACCCGGACATCCTGCCGCGTCAGAGCGAGTGGCGGACCCAGTGGTTCGCGAAGGTGTTCCACGCGATGTCTCCGGGCTCGGGCTCGTTGCTGAGCTTCGTCAGCTTCAGCTTCTTCTTCACCGCCCAGGGACAGGCCTTCCTCTGGCACCACAGCCGGCTGCCGCAGTTCAAGCATGTGCACATGCATCGAACGCGGGAGCGCGTCCTCACGGTGCTCGTGCTGCTGGGGTGGGTCGCGGTGGGCTGGTGGATGGGGCCAATGGGGGCGCTCTATGCGCTCATCCTTCCGCTCCTCATCGGCAACATCACCTTGATGATCTACATCGCCACCAACCATTGGCTGCTGGCCGCGCACGAGGAGTCGGACAACCCCTTCGTGAACACGGCCAGCGTGGCGACGCATCCGGTGATGGACTGGCTGCACTACAACTTCAGCCACCACCAGGAGCACCACATCTTCCCGGCCATGAGCCCGAAGTTCGCGCCGCTGCTTCGCAAGCACCTGCGCGAGCTCAACCCCGAAGCGTCACAGGTGTACCCGCACCTGCACGCGCTTCGGATGCTTTACCGGCGCCCGGCGCTCTATGCCGAGGACGGGCAGACGCTCATGGCTCCGGATGGGACGCCTTCGATTTCGACGGAAGCGCTGCGCAGCCAGCTCAAGGGAGGTGGGGCAAGTCTCGAACACGGCCTGAACCGGTGAACGGCTGCGCCTATGTTATGGGGCACCATGCCTCCCTCCGACACCGAGTCCTACCTCCTCGACTACCACCGCCGGCTCGCGGGCGTGACCGCGCGGTGGTTCGCGAAGACTCCCGTGGTTCGGGGGGACAGCCGATTCGCCTCCACCTACGAGTTGCTGGCGGCGGAAGTCCCCCAGGACGCGCGGCCGAGGACCGTGCTCGACCTGGCTTGCGGTGATGGCTACCTGCTCGAGTTGCTCGCTCGGCGGGCGCCTCCGCGTCCAAGACTCGTTGGCCTGGACATGAGCGAGGACGAGCTCGCCCTGGCCCAGGCGCGATTGAAGGGGGCCGCCACGCTGATTCAAGGCGTGGCGCAGTCGCTCCCGTTCGAGGACGCCAGCCTCGACGTCGTGCTCAGCCACCTGGCGCTCATGTTGATGGATGACTGCGAGAAGGTCCTCTCCGAGATTCGCCGCGTCCTGACGCCTGCCGGGAAGCTGTCCTGCGTCGTCGGCGGAGGCTTCATGCCTTCCGGGGCGCTCGCGGTGTTCCGCGCCCTGATGAAATCCGCCATCGAGGCGCAGCCTCGCCCTCTGCTGAGCCTGGGCGACACGCGCTTCCGCTCCACCGAGGGGCTGAGGGCACTCTTCGACCTCGCCTTCGAGCATGTCGAGGTCTTCGACCTCGAGGTCCAGGAATGCGGAGAGCCGGAGCAGGTCTGGGCTTCCCTCTCCTCCACCTACGACGCCGACCAGCTCCCGCCCGACGCACGCGAGGACGTCCGGCGCGCGTTCCTCGCGGCCGTGGAGCCCATGAAGGATTCAACTGGAAACATCACGTGTCTCTGGAGCATGCGGCAGGTGACGGCGGGCACGCCGCGACGCCGCGGCGTGTAAGGCCTGGCGTGACCTGCCTGGCGCCTTGTCGCCCAAAGGACAAGGTGACCGACTCGTGATGAGTTGGCGCGCGGGCATGGGCAACCCAATCTCCTGGGCCTTCTGGCGAATGGAGACATGCCCATGCAGCGCAGGAGCTTCCTTCGACTCACGGCGATGAGCAGCGGACTCCTGGCCCTGGGGCCGGGTTTCTGGCGTTCCGTTCATGCCGCTCCCGCCCGGCCGGGGCCTGGCCCCTATGGTGCCATCTCCGGCGCTCCGGATGCTCAGGGGCTAAGGCTGCCCGCGGGCTTCAGCTCACGTATCGTCGCGCGCACCGGACAGCGCGTCCCCGGCACCCGCTACACGTGGCACGCCGCTCCGGACGGCGGCACCTGTTTCCCCACCGACGATGGCGGCTGGGTCTACACCTCCAACTGTGAGTTGCCGCTGATTGGAGGTGCCTCATCGATTCGCTTCGATGGAGGCGGCAACGTGACGAGCGCCTACCGCATCCTCGAGGGCACCCAGCTCAACTGCGCCGGGGGGCCCACGCCCTGGGGTACCTGGTTGTCCTGTGAGGAGTGGGACGGGGGCCATGTCTGGGAATGCAATCCCCAGGACCCCTCACAGGGCCTGCGGCGGAGTGCGCTGGGCACCTTCGCCCACGAGGCCGTCGCCGTGGACCCGGTGGGCATGCGCCTGTACCTGACGGAGGATCGGCCGGAGGGGCGGTTCTACCGCTTCACCCCCGCCCAGTGGCCCTCGCTGTCCTCGGGCACCTTGGAGGCCGCGAAGCTGAACGGCAGTGCGCTGGACGGCACCGCCACCTTCAGCTGGGTGAGGGTCTCCGCCTCGCTTCCCGCGTCGCTGCAGCTCGCCCGTTTCCTGACGACCGCGTTCGATGGCGGCGAGGGCTGCTGGTACGACAGCGGCACCATCTACTTCACGACCAAGGGCGACAATCGCGTCTGGGCCCACACCCCGGCCACCGGCAAGGTGGAGCTCCTCTACGACGACGACCTCTATCCGGAGTCGCCGCTACGCGGCGTGGACAACATCACCGTGTCCCGCTCGGGTGACCTCTACGTGGCTGAGGATGGTGACGACCTCCAGCTGTGCCTCTTCACCCCGGGCCCTGAGCGCTCTGTCGCGCCATTCCTCCAGGTGTTGGGGCACGCGGGGTCCGAACTCACCGGCCCCGCCTTCTGTCCGGATGGCCAGCGGCTGTACTTCAGCTCGCAGCGTGGGACGGATGGCAACGGCGTCACCTTCGAGGTGCGCGGCCCGTTCCGCTGAAGCCAGGATGCGCCCCGCGCGGTGCTGTTCGTCGCGTGGGGGCGTGTCGTGTCGGAGGGCCCGAAGCCATCGAGAGCAAGCGCTCGGCTCCGGGCCCTTCGTCATTGGACGAGACGTCGCTGCCGCTCGTACGGCGTCAGGCCGTGGCGGAGCGCACCGCCGCGAGCAGCTCGCCAGAGTCGACGAGCTGGCTCACCGCCTCGATGTCGCGGTGCAGCTCGCGGTCCTTGTCCATGTGGGGGACCTTCGAGCGCACCAGCTCGTACGCCGCGAGGGCGCCCTTGCCGGGCTTCAGCGGCAGGCGGAAGTCCAGGGCCTGCGCCGCCACCAGGATTTCAATCGCGAGGCACGAACGGGCGAAGTCGCTGACCTGACGGCCCTTGAGCGCCGCCGTCATGCCCATGGACACGTGGTCCTCGCGGCCCGCGGATGACGGAATCGAATCCACGGACGCGGGGTGGCTCAGCACGCGGGACTCGGCCACCAGCGCGGCGCTGGTCACCTGCGCGATCATGAAGCCGGAGTTCAACCCGGAGTTCTTCGCCAGGAAGGCCGGCAGGTTGGACAGCGACGGGTTCACGAGCTGCTCCACGCGCCGCTCGCTGATGGACGACAGCTGCGTCAGCGCCATGGCCACCACGTCCATGGCCAGGGAGATGGGCTGGCCATGGAAGTTGCCGCCCGACACGATGCGCTCCGTGTCCGCGAACACGAGCGGGTTGTCCGTGGCGCTGTTGACCTCCACCTCCAGGATGCGCCGGGAGAACGCGATGCCCTCGCGCGCCGCGCCGTGCACCTGCGGCATGCAGCGCAGGGAGTAGGGGTCCTGCACCTTGCTGCAGTTGACGTGCGACTCCACCAGCTCGCTGCCCACCAGGATGCGCCGCAGGTGCGCCGCGACGTCCTTCTGGCCCGGGTGCGCGCGCACGTCGTGAATCTCAGGAATGAAGGGCTTGTGGCTTCCCAGCAGCCCTTCCAGCGTCATGGCGCCCGCGACGTCGGCGATGTCCGCCAGGGACTCCGCGCGAAGCTGGAGCAGGGTGCCCACCGCGCACATGGCCTGCGTGCCGTTCACCAGGGCGAGGCCCTCCTTGGCCTCCAACACCACCGGTTGCAGGCCGGCGCGCTCCAGCGCCTGCTTCGCGGGCATGCGCTGGCCCTGGTAGAAGGCTTCACCTTCGCCGATGAAGACGAGCGCCAGGTGCGCCAGCGGGGCGAGGTCCCCGGAGGCGCCCACGCTGCCCCGCTCGGGGACCACGGGCACGACGTCCCGGTTCAGCATGTCCAGCGCCAGGGCCAGCGTCTCCATGCGAATGCCGGAGTAGCCCTTGGCGAGCACGTTGCAGCGGAGCAGCAGGAGCGCCCGCGCTTCGGGAAGGGGGAGGGGCGTGCCGACGCCACACGCGTGGGAGAGGATGAGGTTGCGCTGAAGGTCGCGCAGGTCCTTCTTGTCGATGCGGACTTCGGCCAACGTGCCAAAGCCGGTGTTGATACCGTAGGCGGGCGTGTCTCCGGCGGCGACGCGGTCCACCAGGGCGCGCGAGGCCCGCACGCGGGTGGCGGCGTCGGGCGACAGCTCCACGGTGGCCTCGTTGCGAGCCACCTGGAGGATTTCCTCGAGCTTCAGGGTGTCACCGTCGATGAGGATACGGGGGCGCGACATTCGGGACTCCAATGGGTGCGACGAAAGGGCGGGCACCCTAACGTAAACGGGTGCGGAGGTGCTGGCCGGCGCTTTACACCCGCCGGCCGGGCTCGTATAGCTCCCGCCCGTCTGGAGAGGGAGGTTGCAGGCGCCGTGGCACTCATCGTCCAGAAGTATGGCGGTACCTCCGTAGGTGATGTGGCCCGCATCAAGAACGTGGCCCTGCGCTGCCTGGCCGCCCAGGAGGCGGGGCATGACGTGGTCGTCGTCGTGTCCGCCATGTCCGGCGAGACGAACCGGCTGCTGAAACTGGTGGCGCAAATCACCGACCGGCCGGACGAGCGCGAGCAGGACGTGGTCGTCGCCACCGGCGAGCAGGTCTCCATCGGCCTGCTGGCCATGGCCATCCACGCCCAGCAGGGGAAGGCGACCAGCTTCCTCGGCCAACAGGTGCGCATCGTCACCGACAGCACCTTCTCCAAAGCGCGAATCAAGAGCATCGACGCGCAGCCCATCCGCGCCGCGCTGGCTCGGGGCCACATCGTCGTGGTGGCGGGCTTCCAGGGTGTGGACGAGTCCGGCAGCGTCACCACGCTGGGCCGTGGCGGCTCCGACACCACCGCCGTGGCCGTGGCCGCCGCGCTGAACGCGGACGCCTGTGAAATCTACACGGACGTGGACGGCGTCTACACCACCGACCCCAACATGGTTCCGTCCGCGCGCAAGCTGGACCGCATCACCTACGAGGAGATGCTGGAGCTGGCCAGCGTGGGCGCCAAGGTGTTGCAGATCCGCTCGGTCGAGTTCGCCATGAAGTACAAGGTGCCGCTCTGGGTGAAGTCGTCCTTCACCGACGACCCCGGCACCCTCGTGTGCGAGGAGGACAGTTCCATGGAGGATGTGCTGGTCCGCGGCGTCGCGTATGACCGCAACGAGGCGAAGATCACGGTGTGCGGTGTGCCGGACGTCGCGGGCGCCGCGGCGAAGATCTTCGGTCCGCTCGATGAGAAGCACATCGTGGTGGACCTCATCGTGCAGAACCCGTCCAAGGACGGACGCACGGACGTGACCTTCACCGTGGGCAAGGCGGACTTCCTCGCCGCGCAGGAATTGGTGCGGAAGGTCGCCGAGGAGATTGGCGCGTCCGGTATCGAGACGGACGGGGACATCGCGAAGGTGTCCATCGTGGGTGTGGGCATGCGCAATCACTCGGGTGTGGCGGCGCGGATGTTCCGGGCGCTGTCCTCCGAGGGCATCAACATCCAGATGATCTCCACGTCGGAGATCAAGGTGTCCTGCGTGGTCCAGGCCAAGTACACGGAGCTGGCCGTGCGCGCGTTGCACACCGCCTTCGGGTTGGATCAGCCGATGCCGCCGGAAGGCGTCTCCGCCGTCTCCGAGATGGCGGCCCTGATGGGCGAGAAGGTCTGAGCGCGTGGCGAGCCGCACCGCCGCGCTCGCCGCCGTCGCGCTGGGGGTGTTGGGCGTGGGCGTCGTCGCACGCCTGCGCTGGCCGGATACGGCGCCCGCGTTGGACTGCGCCGCTGAGTCAGTGCGAATCCGTCCGGATGGTGTGGCCATCTGTGGAGACGGCGCCGTGCCGACCGGGGCCCAGGCGCTGGCCCTGGGGCGTCCGTTGGATTTGAACTCGGCGACCGAGGAGGAGCTTGCCCTGCTCCCGGGCGTCGGGCGCTCCCTGGCGCGGAGCCTCGTGGAGGCCCGCGAGGAGCAGGGCGGTTTCAAGAGCTGGGATGACGTGGATGCCGTCCGTGGCGTGGGGTCCGCCAAGTTGCAGACCCTCCGGGCGGCCACGGCGCTTGGAGCGCCTCCCGACGCCGGGCCCGTGTGGTAAGCACGTCGAGTGCAGATCTCGTGCCCTCAGTGCTCGATGCAGTACGTCCTCGACTCCCGCTTGCTGCCGCCGGGGGGCGCCTCCGTCCAGTGCACGCGCTGTGGTCACGTGTTCATGGCCACGCCACACGGTGCGCCGCCGCCCTCGCGCTCGACTCCGGCGGTGACGGGCGGGGCAGGGCCCGCGCGCTCGAGCACGAAGTCCACGCAGCTCTTCGCGGGAACTCCCCCTGGCGCCACGGCGGGTTCGTCCGTGACGACGACGACGCAGGTGTTCGGCGCGGGAGCCGTGGAGCGTTTGGCGCAAGCACCTTCGTCGGGGGCGCCGGTGGGGACGACGCAGTCGTACGGTGCGGTGGCGTCGAAGGGGCAGGGCGCCGACAACGCGACGCAGGCGTTCGGGGCGGTGCCTCCCGTGGCACCCGTTGGAACCACCCAGACTTTCGGGGCAGCTCCCGCGGCAAGCAACGCAACGCAGACGTTCGGCGCGGTGCCTCCTGTTGGAACCACGCAGACGTTCGGGGCAGCTCCCGCGGCGAGCAACGCAACGCAGACCTTCGGCGCGGCGCCTCCTGTTGGAACCACGCAGACGTTCGGGGCAGCTCCCGCGGCGAGCAACGCAACGCAGACGTTCGGCGCGGTGCCTCCCGTCGGAACCACGCAGACGTTCGGGGCAGCTCCGGCGACTGGGCGGGGAACTGACAACGCGACACAGGCGTTCGGGGCGGCGCCCCCGGTAGCCCCCGTGCCGCAGACGCAGGCGTTCGGGACGATGCCTTTCAGGGGACCGGCGGCCGATGCTGGCGCCTCGTCGCAGGGCGGAACTCCCGGAGCCGGGACACAGATGTTCGGCGCGGTTCCTCCAGTGGCACCTGTCATTCCCCCCGTTGGAAAGACGCAGACCTACGGCACGGTTGCCGGACAGCAACACGGGGCGCCAGGGAGTGCCGGACCTGGCTCCGTGGCGCCCGGCAACGCGACCCAGACCTTTGGGGCGTACGCGCCTCCTCAGGCTGGCGCTTTCATGATGCCAGACCCGGGTTCCGTGCCCACGCCGCCTCCCGTGAGCCCGATTCACGCCGGTGGGGCGCAGGTTGCACCGCAGGGCTCCGCCTCGGCGGACGGCGCCCCCGTTGGATTCGCCGCGCCTCCCGCGAGCGATTCCGTGGCCCCATTGGGGCGCAGCCAGACGTTCAGCGCCGTTCAGCCGCCTGCTTCCGAGGCACCTGTGGGGTCGAAGCGGATCTTCGGCTCCGTGCCGCCCGTTCCCGCGCCCGCGAGCCTGTCCGGCGATGCCCCCACATCGTCACCGGATGCCGCCGAGCCCTTCGCGGGCGTCCGAACGACGAGCCCCTATGGCCTGTCACCGCTGTCCGGCGCCGACAATGGCATCCAGCTCCCGCCAGAATCGGAGCCCACCGAGGCGCCGGGCGCCGGGGCAGGGGGGCTGAGTGCCCTCAATGACTCCAGTGACTCGGACCTGGGCCCTCTGGCCGGGGCCGCATCACGCCGGGCCCCGCTGGAGCTGCCTCCGGACCTGATTGCGTCGACCCGCCTGTCGATGGACGGAGCGCGGGCGTTCGAGCACGGCAGCTCCCAGCGAATCCGCCCCCGGGTGGTGCTGGCCATCCTGTTTGGACTCATCGTGGTGGCCTCGCTGGGCTACGTCGCGCTGAAGAACCGCGGGGTGGAGATCCCCGCCCATGTGGTGGATGCGACGGACCGTGCGTCGGTGCTGCTCCGTCGGGATGACTCCACCAACCGTCATCAGGCCATCGAACGGCTGCGAACCATCGCCACCGAGAATCCCGGCTACGTCGACGTCCAGGCCGAGCTGGCGGTAGCGCTCACGCTCAGTCTGTCGGATGCCCAGGCGGATGCCGAGCGTCTGCGCCTCCGGGGCGCTGCCATCGCCCGCGGGCTGGAGGCCGCGGCGAAGATGCGCGTCCTTGCCGACCAGGTGGCGCGCCGCACCTCACTCCAGCAGGAGCAGGACGCCAACGCGCGCGAAATGGCGTCCCTGCGTGACACCACCGACACGCTTCGCAAGGAGCTGGACGTGCAGTTGGCCCAGCTGAGCAAGGCGCCGGAGTCCGAGCCGCCCAGTGCCGCGGCGGCGCGGCTCAAGGCACGCGCCCTCCATGCCTCCGTCCTGGCGGCGCCGGACTCCCTGGCCCTGGCCGAGCGTCTGCGCAACGTGGAGAGCGCCCCGTACCCGTGGAGCACGCTGGCTCGGGCCGAGTACGCGCTGATCGCCGGGTCGCCGCCAGAGTCGCTCGAGGCGGTGTCGAGGGATCTGGAGGCGCTGCGCCAGGCCGACAGCACGCTGCTGCGCGCCTACCTGCTCGGTGCTCGCGTGGCGCTGAAGCTGAAGGACACGGCAGCCGCCCGTTCACTCCTGGACGACGCCGTGGCGCTGAACCCGGACCACCAGGCGGCGGCTCGGCTGATCGCGCAGATTGACGCGGACGCCGCCTCGCCCTGAAACGACGACCGCTTCCGCCGTCTCGAGGGCTGGAGAAAGTCCAGTCCCTCACCCAGGGAAGAGCCCTCCGTGGCGCCACTGCCTGTGATTTCAAGCGCGTGGAAGAGGCACGCCTCTTGCTGAACCCGGACCCGTTTCGAGGACTGGGTGCTGGGAGGCAGGGTAGATGGCGGAGGTCTTCTTCTGGTGTGCCGTGCTGCTGCTAGCACACACTTACTTTCTCTATCCCTTGAGCCTTTTTTTGCTCGAAGGGGCCGCGCAGGTGCTCAAGAACGCCCGCGATGTGCGGCGCGCGGAAACAGGCAATCAAGGCTCTGGCGGGCAGCGGGCGTTGCCCTCGGTGAGTCTGGTGGTGGCGGCCTACAACGAGGCTTCGTGCATCCAGCAGAAGCTGGAGAACAGCCTCGCGCTGGCGTACCCGGCGGAGCGGTTCGAGGTGCTCATCGGTTCGGATGGTTCGTCGGACGGGACGGATGACATCGTCCGCGCCTGCTCCGACGCGCGCGTGCGGCTGTCACCGGCGCCTCGAGCGGGCAAGACGACGGTGCTCAACCGCTGCATCCCCATGGCGCAGGGGGACATCGTCGTTCTTTCCGACGCGAACACGATGATCGAACCCGAGGCCATCGAGCGGCTGGTGCGCCACTTCGAGGACCCGGAGGTGGGGGCGGTCTGCGGCAAGCTGCGGCTCTACAACCCCACGAAGCAGGACTACGAGGAGAGCGCGTACTGGAGCTACGAGTCGCTCATCAAGATGTACGAGGGGCGGCGCGGCGCGGTGGTGGGTGCCAACGGTGGCCTCTATGCCATCCGGCGCTCGCTGTTCACCCTGCTGCCGCCGTCCACCATCGTGGACGACTTCGTGATTCCGCTGCGCATCCTGGATCAGGGCTACAAGGTCGTCTACGAAGAGCACGCCGTGGCGCACGAGGAGACCACGGAGGATTATGGCAAGGAGTTCGGCCGTCGGGCGCGCATCGCCGCGGGCAACTTCCAGAGCATCCGCATGGTGCCCGGGCTGTTGCTGCCGACCGCGGGCTTCCCGGCCTTCGCCTTCTGGTCGCACAAGCTGCTGCGTTGGTGCGCCCCCGCGCTGATGGGGATGGCGCTGGTGGCGAACCTGTTCCTGCTGGACCGGCTCTTCTACCAGCTCACCCTGTTCAGCCAGGTGCTGTTCTACGCGCTCGCGTACCTGGGGAAGACGGGGGTGCTGAAGCGGGGCACGGCGAAGAAGGCCGCGTCGGTGGCGTACTACTTCGTGACCATGAACCTGGCCATCGTCGTGGGGTTCTGGCGCTTCCTGCGCAACTCGCAGCGCGCCGCGTGGGACCGGACGGCGCGCGCGTAGTCGGAATCCAGGATCCCGTTACCGGAGTGCCACGGGGACGGGCTTCTGGGCCTTGGGGCTCTTGGGCAGCACGCTGCCGTAGCCCCCGAAGAGCTGCCCGGTGAGGACGGGCTCGCGGTTGGGGCCCGGGTGCCGGAGCATGTCGTTGAGCACCTCGCCCGTCTTCGGATCCCTCCGAAGGTGCGGGCGTTCCAGGTTCATGCGGTAGCGCACGACGCCTCGGCGCACGCGGTGGATGACGGTGACCGTCCCGCTGGCGCTGACGTTCTCCACGATGCCCACGTGGGTGAGGCCGTCATTGCGGCGCCCGTCGCGGTTCTGGTCATACGTCTCGTTGAAGAAGACGAGGTCGCCCGGGGTCGGCCGCTCTTCCGAGTACACGCGGCCTCGCGAGCGGGCGAAGCGGTACATGGCGGTGACGCCGTTGTCGCCGGGCTGCACCGTTCCCCGGAAGGTGACGCCGGCCTGGGCGTAGACGCCTTCGATGAGGCCGGTGCAATCGGACGGGTACTTGCGGCCGTTGAGTGCGACTTGCGTCTTGCCCACCAGCGAGCGCGCCGTGGTCACCACCTTGGTGCGGGCATCACCGGCCACGGGGGTGGGGCGCGTGGCTCGCACCGGCGTCGCACGGGACTTGCCACCCGACGCCTTGGCCGGGCGGGCGGCCACCGTGCCGGGACGCGCCGCGGGCGCCTCGCGGTTCGCGGTGGCCACCTGCTTGGAAAGGGACTCGCGCGGGAAGGCGGGCGGGGAGGCGGAGCGGTAGCGAAGACTGTAGGAGTCCAGCCATGGCTCCAGCGGCGCGCCCGTGGTGGCGCAGCCGGTCGCCAGCGTGGCGAGGATTCCCATCAGCGTGACTGTCCTCATGGTGCGACCTCCCTGTAGCGTCCTGGGGGCACATGGTCCGCCCGGGAAGTCGTGTCGTCAAAAAACCTACCCAGGCAGCCGTCCGTCCGCGCTTGGGTTTCCGGGTGGGCGCGGGTGCGGTATTGCTCCAGGGACATGGCCTCCTTTCGCCGAGCCCTCGCCGTCCTGTTGCTGGCCACTGGCTGCATCCCCTCGCCGTATGACCGCGCGGCGAAGAAGGACACCATCGACGGCTATCGCGCCTTCCTTCGCGAGTACCCCACGCACGCGGACACCGACGCGGCCGAGGCGCGGCTGGAGGAACTGGAGTTCGAGGAAGCGAAGCGCCTGCACACGGTGATTGCCTACAAGCGCTTCCTGGAGGCGTACCCCGACGCGGCCCAGGCGCGCACGGCGAAGACGCTGTTGGAGGGCCTGCGCTTCAACGGGGCGAAGGAGACGGACACCGTCGCCGGCTGGCGCCAGTTCCTCCAGGAGCACCCGGACGGCGTCCAGCGCGACGAGGCGAAGCGCCTGCTGGCGGAGGCGGAAGCACGTGAGCTGGCCACCACGGAGGATCCGCGCAAGCTGGCGGAGTACCTGCGCGCGTCGCCGGATGATCCCCGCCGCCAGGACGTGGAGGCCCGCCTGGATGCTCAAGCCTTCGCGCAGGCCAAGGCCTCCGGCGCGACGAAGCTCTTCGCGTACCTCAAGGAGCACCCGGCCGGCGCGCACCGCGAGGAGGCGCGCGTCCTGCTGCTGCAACTGGAAGTGGAGGGCCTGCTCGTCTCTGGCCTGGTGGACGAGGCCGAGGCCCGGGTGAAGGCCCATCCCCTGGGCCCGAAGCTCACCGCCTTCCCGGCGCGGCTGGCCCACGCCCGCGCCGAGCGCGCCGCCCTGGCCCGGCCGGAGCCGCTGGCCCAAGCCGCCCACGTGGGGCACTACCTGCGCGGGGTGGAGGACCTGAACCGCGCGCTGGTGGCGCCCGACGCGCTGGACCGCTGGCAGGCCGCGGAGGAGCTGGGGCAGCACGTGTCGGTGCGCGTGTTGGATCCGCTGCTGGAGAGCCTTCGCGCGGCGCGTAACCCGTTGATCCGACAGCACGCCCTGGAGTCCCTGCGCACGGTGCTGGCGGCGCTGCCCAAGCCCGT is a genomic window containing:
- a CDS encoding fatty acid desaturase family protein; amino-acid sequence: MNSSNPQAGPIPADDPRWLRSELRRVMPPESFQPQPLRGIVAFGLVPVMVVLMWAAGSGRLPWWACLLISFVLGQMVTAVGLAAHEALHHAVFRSRALESLLGWVGFSPFLVTPGNWRAWHVQAHHSAANVLVRDPDILPRQSEWRTQWFAKVFHAMSPGSGSLLSFVSFSFFFTAQGQAFLWHHSRLPQFKHVHMHRTRERVLTVLVLLGWVAVGWWMGPMGALYALILPLLIGNITLMIYIATNHWLLAAHEESDNPFVNTASVATHPVMDWLHYNFSHHQEHHIFPAMSPKFAPLLRKHLRELNPEASQVYPHLHALRMLYRRPALYAEDGQTLMAPDGTPSISTEALRSQLKGGGASLEHGLNR
- a CDS encoding class I SAM-dependent methyltransferase; translation: MPPSDTESYLLDYHRRLAGVTARWFAKTPVVRGDSRFASTYELLAAEVPQDARPRTVLDLACGDGYLLELLARRAPPRPRLVGLDMSEDELALAQARLKGAATLIQGVAQSLPFEDASLDVVLSHLALMLMDDCEKVLSEIRRVLTPAGKLSCVVGGGFMPSGALAVFRALMKSAIEAQPRPLLSLGDTRFRSTEGLRALFDLAFEHVEVFDLEVQECGEPEQVWASLSSTYDADQLPPDAREDVRRAFLAAVEPMKDSTGNITCLWSMRQVTAGTPRRRGV
- a CDS encoding alkaline phosphatase PhoX, whose translation is MPMQRRSFLRLTAMSSGLLALGPGFWRSVHAAPARPGPGPYGAISGAPDAQGLRLPAGFSSRIVARTGQRVPGTRYTWHAAPDGGTCFPTDDGGWVYTSNCELPLIGGASSIRFDGGGNVTSAYRILEGTQLNCAGGPTPWGTWLSCEEWDGGHVWECNPQDPSQGLRRSALGTFAHEAVAVDPVGMRLYLTEDRPEGRFYRFTPAQWPSLSSGTLEAAKLNGSALDGTATFSWVRVSASLPASLQLARFLTTAFDGGEGCWYDSGTIYFTTKGDNRVWAHTPATGKVELLYDDDLYPESPLRGVDNITVSRSGDLYVAEDGDDLQLCLFTPGPERSVAPFLQVLGHAGSELTGPAFCPDGQRLYFSSQRGTDGNGVTFEVRGPFR
- the hutH gene encoding histidine ammonia-lyase; translated protein: MSRPRILIDGDTLKLEEILQVARNEATVELSPDAATRVRASRALVDRVAAGDTPAYGINTGFGTLAEVRIDKKDLRDLQRNLILSHACGVGTPLPLPEARALLLLRCNVLAKGYSGIRMETLALALDMLNRDVVPVVPERGSVGASGDLAPLAHLALVFIGEGEAFYQGQRMPAKQALERAGLQPVVLEAKEGLALVNGTQAMCAVGTLLQLRAESLADIADVAGAMTLEGLLGSHKPFIPEIHDVRAHPGQKDVAAHLRRILVGSELVESHVNCSKVQDPYSLRCMPQVHGAAREGIAFSRRILEVEVNSATDNPLVFADTERIVSGGNFHGQPISLAMDVVAMALTQLSSISERRVEQLVNPSLSNLPAFLAKNSGLNSGFMIAQVTSAALVAESRVLSHPASVDSIPSSAGREDHVSMGMTAALKGRQVSDFARSCLAIEILVAAQALDFRLPLKPGKGALAAYELVRSKVPHMDKDRELHRDIEAVSQLVDSGELLAAVRSATA
- a CDS encoding aspartate kinase, which codes for MALIVQKYGGTSVGDVARIKNVALRCLAAQEAGHDVVVVVSAMSGETNRLLKLVAQITDRPDEREQDVVVATGEQVSIGLLAMAIHAQQGKATSFLGQQVRIVTDSTFSKARIKSIDAQPIRAALARGHIVVVAGFQGVDESGSVTTLGRGGSDTTAVAVAAALNADACEIYTDVDGVYTTDPNMVPSARKLDRITYEEMLELASVGAKVLQIRSVEFAMKYKVPLWVKSSFTDDPGTLVCEEDSSMEDVLVRGVAYDRNEAKITVCGVPDVAGAAAKIFGPLDEKHIVVDLIVQNPSKDGRTDVTFTVGKADFLAAQELVRKVAEEIGASGIETDGDIAKVSIVGVGMRNHSGVAARMFRALSSEGINIQMISTSEIKVSCVVQAKYTELAVRALHTAFGLDQPMPPEGVSAVSEMAALMGEKV
- a CDS encoding ComEA family DNA-binding protein — its product is MASRTAALAAVALGVLGVGVVARLRWPDTAPALDCAAESVRIRPDGVAICGDGAVPTGAQALALGRPLDLNSATEEELALLPGVGRSLARSLVEAREEQGGFKSWDDVDAVRGVGSAKLQTLRAATALGAPPDAGPVW